One region of Ornithinibacter aureus genomic DNA includes:
- the tdh gene encoding L-threonine 3-dehydrogenase, whose amino-acid sequence MRALRKVTAGPGLELVEIPEPDCGDKDVKIRVLRAGLCGTDLHLEQWDEWAAATVRAPMTLGHEFFGEVVEVGADVDHVAVGDRVSGEGHLVCGTCRNCRAGRRHLCINTVGVGVNRDGAFADFVVIPATNAWVQPTDLDPDLGALFDPLGNATHTALQWPVVGEDVVITGAGPIGVMATAVVRHAGARRIVVTDMSAGRLALASAAGADLVVDVSAGQSLRDAQRDLGMAEGFDIALEMSGSPAAVEDLLANMNHGGRVAMLGLPKDRYAIDWGRVITHMITLRGIYGREMFETWYLMGSMLATSPELRTAVSSVVTGRYAAADWQAAFDETRSGVGGKVVLDWS is encoded by the coding sequence ATGCGCGCACTGCGGAAGGTCACTGCCGGCCCCGGTCTCGAACTCGTCGAGATCCCCGAGCCCGACTGTGGCGACAAGGACGTCAAGATCAGGGTGCTGCGGGCCGGCCTGTGCGGCACCGACCTGCACCTCGAGCAGTGGGACGAGTGGGCGGCGGCCACGGTGCGCGCCCCGATGACGCTCGGGCACGAGTTCTTCGGCGAGGTCGTGGAGGTGGGGGCCGACGTCGACCACGTGGCCGTCGGCGACCGGGTCTCGGGGGAGGGGCACCTGGTCTGCGGCACCTGCCGCAACTGCCGGGCCGGGCGCCGGCACCTGTGCATCAACACCGTGGGCGTCGGCGTGAACCGTGACGGCGCCTTTGCCGACTTCGTCGTCATCCCGGCGACGAACGCCTGGGTGCAGCCGACCGACCTCGACCCCGACCTCGGGGCGCTGTTCGACCCGCTCGGCAATGCCACGCACACGGCGCTGCAGTGGCCGGTCGTCGGCGAGGACGTCGTCATCACCGGGGCCGGGCCGATCGGTGTCATGGCGACGGCGGTCGTGCGGCACGCGGGGGCGCGCCGGATCGTCGTCACGGACATGTCGGCCGGACGCCTGGCGCTCGCCTCGGCGGCCGGGGCCGACCTCGTCGTCGACGTGTCCGCCGGCCAGAGCCTGCGCGATGCCCAGCGCGACCTGGGGATGGCAGAGGGGTTCGACATCGCTCTGGAGATGTCCGGGTCGCCGGCTGCCGTCGAGGACCTGCTGGCGAACATGAACCACGGCGGCCGGGTCGCGATGCTCGGCCTGCCCAAGGACCGCTACGCCATCGACTGGGGACGGGTCATCACCCACATGATCACGCTGCGCGGCATCTACGGGCGCGAGATGTTCGAGACCTGGTACCTCATGGGCTCGATGCTCGCGACCTCGCCCGAGCTGCGCACGGCCGTGTCGTCGGTGGTGACGGGTCGGTACGCAGCGGCCGACTGGCAGGCCGCCTTCGACGAGACCCGCTCGGGGGTCGGCGGCAAGGTCGTGCTCGACTGGAGCTGA
- a CDS encoding DUF485 domain-containing protein — MSVEARPGADDPYVALQETDEFQDLRRKFRGFVFPMTAFFLAWYFLYVLLSIFAPGFMNKPISGLVTVGLVFGLLQFVTTFAITFIYARWAGRTFDPAAESLGARMDAMSAPKGDQS; from the coding sequence GTGAGCGTCGAAGCTCGCCCAGGCGCCGACGACCCCTACGTCGCGCTGCAAGAGACCGATGAGTTCCAGGACCTTCGCAGGAAGTTCCGCGGCTTCGTCTTCCCGATGACCGCGTTCTTCCTCGCCTGGTACTTCCTGTACGTGCTGCTGTCGATCTTCGCCCCCGGCTTCATGAACAAGCCGATCAGCGGCCTGGTCACCGTGGGCCTGGTGTTCGGCCTGCTGCAGTTCGTCACGACGTTCGCCATCACGTTCATCTACGCGCGCTGGGCCGGCCGGACGTTCGACCCCGCCGCTGAGTCCCTCGGCGCCCGGATGGATGCCATGTCCGCCCCGAAGGGAGACCAGTCGTGA
- a CDS encoding solute symporter family protein — protein MSALLLPAVEATTAGSPALNIGIFLAFVVFTLGIVIKVAGGKKTAEQYYTSAGAFSGRQNGIAIAGDYLSAASFLGIAGAIALSGLDGFLYSIGFLVAWLVALLLVAELMRNIGRFTMADVLSYRLKQRPVRIATSVSVMCVSLFYLLAQMAGAGGLVSLLLGVTGEAAQNIVIAIVGVVMLAYVLIGGMKGTTWVQIIKAVLLIAGAAVITVWTLAKFGFSLTALFQGAVDTTAASTVEKTAASADKLTTYGLKYGKDTVTKIDFISLSMALVLGTAGLPHVLQRFYTVPTAKEARRSVEWAIWLIGGFYLLTLVIGFGAAALVGPDAINAAPGKANAAAPLLAYELGGSWLLGIISGIAFATILAVVAGLTIAASASFAHDLYKEGFKKGQTSGDTEFKVARLAAVVIGLVAIGGGMLAKSQNIAFLVALAFAVAASANLPTILYSLFWKGFTTKGALWSIYGGLIASIGLIIFSPVVSGKPADPKTGLSPSMITNANIDFHWFPLDNPGLVSIPLAFFLGWLGSVLSKEHDAQKYAEMEVRSLTGHGVAEAVNH, from the coding sequence GTGAGCGCGCTCCTCCTCCCTGCAGTCGAGGCCACCACCGCCGGCAGCCCAGCCCTCAACATCGGGATCTTCCTCGCCTTCGTCGTCTTCACCCTCGGCATCGTCATCAAGGTGGCCGGCGGCAAGAAGACGGCCGAGCAGTACTACACCTCGGCCGGTGCCTTCTCCGGTCGCCAGAACGGCATCGCCATCGCCGGTGACTACCTCTCGGCAGCATCCTTCCTCGGCATCGCCGGCGCCATCGCCCTCTCGGGCCTGGACGGGTTCCTCTACTCCATCGGCTTCCTCGTCGCCTGGCTCGTCGCCCTGCTGCTCGTCGCCGAGCTCATGCGCAACATCGGCCGCTTCACCATGGCCGACGTCCTGTCCTACCGCCTCAAGCAGCGCCCCGTGCGCATCGCCACCTCGGTGTCGGTCATGTGCGTGTCGCTGTTCTACCTGCTCGCCCAGATGGCCGGTGCCGGTGGCCTCGTGTCGCTGCTGCTCGGTGTCACGGGTGAGGCCGCGCAGAACATCGTCATCGCCATCGTGGGTGTCGTCATGCTCGCCTACGTCCTCATCGGCGGCATGAAGGGCACCACCTGGGTGCAGATCATCAAGGCGGTGCTCCTCATCGCCGGTGCGGCCGTCATCACCGTGTGGACCCTGGCCAAGTTCGGCTTCTCCCTGACCGCGCTGTTCCAGGGCGCCGTCGACACGACCGCAGCGTCCACCGTGGAGAAGACCGCCGCCAGCGCCGACAAGCTGACGACCTACGGCCTGAAGTACGGCAAGGACACCGTCACCAAGATCGACTTCATCTCGCTCTCGATGGCTCTGGTGCTCGGCACCGCCGGTCTGCCGCACGTGCTCCAGCGCTTCTACACCGTCCCCACCGCCAAGGAGGCCCGTCGCTCGGTCGAGTGGGCGATCTGGCTCATCGGCGGCTTCTACCTGCTCACCCTGGTCATCGGCTTCGGCGCCGCCGCCCTCGTCGGCCCCGACGCCATCAACGCCGCTCCCGGCAAGGCCAACGCCGCCGCCCCGCTGCTGGCCTACGAGCTCGGTGGCAGCTGGCTGCTCGGCATCATCTCCGGTATCGCGTTCGCGACGATCCTGGCGGTGGTCGCGGGGTTGACCATCGCGGCATCCGCCTCGTTTGCCCACGACCTCTACAAGGAGGGCTTCAAGAAGGGCCAGACGAGCGGCGACACCGAGTTCAAGGTCGCTCGCCTCGCGGCCGTCGTCATCGGCCTGGTCGCCATCGGCGGTGGGATGCTCGCCAAGAGCCAGAACATCGCGTTCCTCGTGGCCCTGGCCTTCGCGGTCGCGGCCTCGGCGAACCTGCCGACGATCCTGTACTCGCTGTTCTGGAAGGGCTTCACGACCAAGGGCGCCCTGTGGTCGATCTACGGCGGGCTCATCGCCTCGATCGGTCTGATCATCTTCAGCCCGGTGGTCTCCGGCAAGCCGGCCGACCCCAAGACCGGCCTGTCACCGTCGATGATCACCAACGCGAACATCGACTTCCACTGGTTCCCGCTCGACAACCCGGGCCTGGTCTCGATCCCGCTGGCCTTCTTCCTCGGCTGGCTCGGGTCCGTGCTCTCCAAGGAGCACGACGCCCAGAAGTACGCCGAGATGGAGGTCCGCAGCCTCACCGGTCACGGTGTCGCGGAGGCGGTCAACCACTGA
- a CDS encoding phenylalanine 4-monooxygenase, translating to MTVFEEGQLYSAVTTDADGQVQVHLGEDHPGFTDPVYRARRADIASASLAHRPGQPVPTIDYTDEEHGVWALVSAELAAKHARYAHPEYLEAKAALALPTDRVPQLHEVTQALMPLTGWCYTAAPGLVPLREFYADLGRRTFNSTQYLRHPSEPLYTPEPDIIHEVIGHANQLASPRFAAIAQAAGEASERLETEDALQFVADVFWFTIEFGVMNDGGVTKAYGAGILSSYGELDEFSHMDIRPLDIPTMGTLNYDITAYQPVLFEAQSLDQLEGVVGTFFESVDDDLAARMRAEAHAHA from the coding sequence ATGACCGTGTTCGAAGAGGGCCAGCTCTACTCAGCCGTCACGACCGACGCCGACGGTCAGGTGCAGGTGCACCTGGGCGAGGACCACCCCGGCTTCACCGACCCGGTGTACCGCGCCCGGCGGGCCGACATCGCCTCGGCCTCTCTGGCGCACCGGCCCGGGCAGCCGGTGCCGACGATCGACTACACCGACGAGGAGCACGGCGTCTGGGCACTGGTGTCCGCCGAGCTCGCGGCGAAGCACGCGCGGTACGCCCACCCCGAGTACCTCGAGGCCAAGGCCGCCCTCGCCCTGCCGACCGACCGCGTGCCCCAGCTCCACGAGGTGACCCAGGCGCTCATGCCGCTCACCGGCTGGTGCTACACCGCGGCGCCGGGCCTGGTTCCCCTTCGCGAGTTCTACGCCGACCTCGGGCGCCGCACCTTCAACTCCACGCAGTACCTGCGCCACCCGAGCGAGCCGCTGTACACGCCGGAGCCCGACATCATCCACGAGGTCATCGGCCACGCGAACCAGCTCGCGAGCCCGCGCTTCGCGGCGATCGCGCAGGCCGCGGGAGAGGCCAGTGAGCGCCTGGAGACCGAGGACGCCCTGCAGTTCGTCGCCGACGTCTTCTGGTTCACCATCGAGTTCGGGGTGATGAACGACGGCGGGGTCACCAAGGCCTACGGTGCCGGCATCCTCTCCAGCTACGGCGAGCTCGACGAGTTCTCGCACATGGACATCCGCCCTCTCGACATCCCGACGATGGGCACCCTCAACTACGACATCACGGCCTACCAGCCCGTGCTGTTCGAGGCGCAGAGCCTGGACCAGCTCGAGGGTGTCGTCGGCACGTTCTTCGAGAGCGTCGACGACGACCTGGCGGCCCGGATGCGCGCCGAGGCGCACGCCCACGCCTGA
- the acs gene encoding acetate--CoA ligase — MTDDSLSSHAHELDLAPAPAFAAQANGTAEMYDAAAADHEGFWAQQARERITWATDFERTLDWDDAPFAKWFVGGQLNVAYNCVDRHVEAGNGDRVAIHFEGEGGDTRTITYADLQREVCKTANALTELGVGTGDTVAIYMPMIPETVFTMLACARLGAPHSVIFGGFSAEALHTRIDDAQCKVVVTTDGQFRRGKPSPLKPAVDEALQYPNPVQKVLVVRRTETDVDWHEGRDVWWHDVVDRQADTHEAQPHDSEHPLFILYTSGTTGKPKGIFHTSGGYLTQAAYTNSVVHDLHPETDVYWCTADVGWVTGHSYIVYGPLANGATQVMYEGTPDTPHQGRWWELIEKYKVSILYTAPTAIRTFMKWGDDIPAKFDLSSVRVLGSVGEPINPEAWLWYRKHIGGNTAPIVDTWWQTETGGIMISPLPGVTTLEPGSAQRPIPGISAEILDDEGMPFTEAEKVGYLVLTKPWPAMLRGIWGDPERYKDTYWTRFGPKYYFAGDGAKYDEKGNIWLLGRVDDVMNVSGHRLSTAEIESALVSHPAVAEAAVVGASDETTGQAVCAFVILRGDATDEGDATVQALRNHVAHEIGPIAKPRSIMIVPELPKTRSGKIMRRLLKDVAEGRDIGDATTLADSSVMSLIAKGMPGGGSSS, encoded by the coding sequence GTGACCGACGACAGCCTGTCCAGCCACGCCCACGAGCTCGACCTTGCCCCCGCCCCGGCCTTCGCGGCCCAGGCCAACGGCACCGCCGAGATGTACGACGCCGCTGCAGCCGATCACGAGGGCTTCTGGGCCCAGCAGGCCCGCGAGCGCATCACCTGGGCGACCGACTTCGAGCGCACCCTGGACTGGGACGACGCCCCGTTCGCCAAGTGGTTCGTCGGCGGCCAGCTCAACGTCGCGTACAACTGCGTCGACCGCCACGTCGAGGCCGGCAACGGCGACCGGGTCGCGATCCACTTCGAGGGCGAGGGCGGCGACACCCGCACGATCACCTACGCCGACCTCCAGCGCGAGGTGTGCAAGACCGCCAACGCCCTGACCGAGCTCGGCGTGGGCACCGGCGACACCGTGGCCATCTACATGCCGATGATCCCCGAGACCGTCTTCACGATGCTGGCCTGCGCCCGGCTCGGCGCCCCGCACTCGGTCATCTTCGGCGGGTTCTCCGCCGAGGCCCTGCACACCCGCATCGACGACGCCCAGTGCAAGGTCGTCGTGACCACCGACGGGCAGTTCCGGCGCGGTAAGCCCTCCCCCCTCAAGCCCGCCGTCGACGAGGCGCTTCAGTACCCCAACCCGGTGCAGAAGGTCCTCGTCGTGCGCCGCACCGAGACCGACGTCGACTGGCACGAGGGCCGCGACGTCTGGTGGCACGACGTCGTCGACCGCCAGGCCGACACCCACGAGGCCCAGCCGCACGACAGCGAGCACCCACTGTTCATCCTCTACACGAGTGGCACGACCGGAAAGCCCAAGGGCATCTTCCACACCAGCGGTGGCTACCTCACGCAAGCGGCCTACACCAACTCCGTCGTCCACGACCTGCACCCCGAGACCGACGTCTACTGGTGCACCGCCGACGTCGGCTGGGTCACCGGCCACTCGTACATCGTCTACGGGCCACTCGCCAACGGCGCCACCCAGGTCATGTACGAGGGCACCCCCGACACCCCGCACCAGGGCCGCTGGTGGGAGCTCATCGAGAAGTACAAGGTCTCGATCCTCTACACCGCCCCCACGGCGATCCGCACGTTCATGAAGTGGGGCGACGACATCCCCGCCAAGTTCGACCTGTCCTCCGTTCGCGTGCTCGGCAGCGTCGGCGAGCCGATCAACCCCGAGGCCTGGCTCTGGTACCGCAAGCACATCGGCGGCAACACCGCCCCCATCGTCGACACCTGGTGGCAGACCGAGACCGGCGGCATCATGATCAGCCCGCTGCCCGGTGTCACGACGCTCGAGCCCGGGTCGGCCCAGCGCCCGATCCCCGGCATCTCCGCCGAGATCCTCGACGACGAGGGGATGCCGTTCACCGAGGCCGAGAAGGTCGGGTACCTCGTGCTCACCAAGCCGTGGCCGGCGATGCTGCGCGGCATCTGGGGCGACCCCGAGCGGTACAAGGACACCTACTGGACCCGCTTCGGCCCGAAGTACTACTTCGCCGGCGACGGCGCGAAGTATGACGAGAAGGGCAACATCTGGCTGCTCGGCCGGGTCGACGACGTCATGAACGTCTCCGGCCACCGCCTGTCGACGGCCGAGATCGAGTCGGCGCTGGTGTCGCACCCGGCGGTGGCCGAGGCCGCGGTCGTCGGGGCGTCGGACGAGACCACCGGCCAGGCCGTGTGCGCCTTCGTCATCCTGCGCGGCGACGCCACCGACGAGGGCGACGCCACGGTGCAGGCGCTGCGCAACCACGTGGCCCACGAGATCGGCCCGATCGCCAAGCCGCGCTCGATCATGATCGTGCCCGAGCTGCCCAAGACCCGCTCCGGCAAGATCATGCGCCGCCTGCTCAAGGACGTCGCCGAGGGTCGCGACATCGGCGACGCGACGACGCTGGCCGACTCCTCGGTGATGAGCCTCATCGCCAAGGGGATGCCGGGCGGCGGCTCGTCGAGCTGA
- a CDS encoding NADPH-dependent FMN reductase: protein MTRIGIVTSSTRPTRIGHHVAQWVATQAPDGVEVEPIDLRDLALPLLDEPEMPSSGHYAHEHTKRWAALVDGVDAVVFVMPEYNRGYNAALKNAIDYLYAEWQGKPVACVGYGWGGAQYARSALRQTLDRVGMVVVDGAALVFEETLSTQGAVTADDTLAADVAALYGALVAAAPTEPGTGSAG, encoded by the coding sequence ATGACCCGCATCGGCATCGTCACCTCCAGCACCCGCCCGACCCGGATCGGCCACCACGTGGCCCAGTGGGTGGCCACCCAGGCGCCCGACGGTGTCGAGGTCGAACCCATCGACCTGCGTGACCTCGCCCTGCCCCTGCTCGACGAGCCCGAGATGCCGTCGAGCGGCCACTACGCGCACGAGCACACCAAGCGCTGGGCCGCCCTCGTCGACGGTGTCGACGCCGTCGTGTTCGTCATGCCGGAGTACAACCGAGGCTACAACGCAGCACTGAAGAACGCGATCGACTACCTGTACGCGGAGTGGCAGGGAAAGCCGGTCGCGTGCGTCGGCTACGGCTGGGGCGGGGCGCAGTACGCCCGGTCCGCGCTGCGCCAGACGCTGGACCGGGTGGGCATGGTCGTCGTCGACGGGGCTGCCCTGGTCTTCGAGGAGACGCTCTCGACGCAGGGCGCCGTGACTGCTGACGACACCCTGGCGGCCGACGTCGCGGCCCTGTACGGCGCCCTGGTCGCAGCAGCACCCACCGAGCCGGGCACCGGCTCGGCTGGCTAG
- the nhaA gene encoding Na+/H+ antiporter NhaA, protein MTDSTPPRKNGTILRRPAWAESQYVAEALRTETIGGALLLVAAVAALIFANSPWREAYETLRGTYVGPEWGDLRLSLGHWAADGLLAIFFFVAGLELKREFLVGELRTVAKAAVPVTAAVGGVIMPALVFVGIVLALGGDSQALRGWAIPTATDIAFALAVLAVIGSYLPSALRSFLLTLAVVDDLIAITIIAIFYTADLEVTALLWAALPLAAFAMLVQRRITFWWLLIPLAFATWALVHASGVHATVAGVLLGLVVPVKARASVPRISTLERDTDVAHRFEHRIRPLSAGFAVPVFAFFASGVTVIGGGFAAAAADEVAIAIVCALVLGKLFGVFGTTWLLARFTRAELDEGLGWRDVFGLALLTGVGFTVSLLVGDLAFGEGSERNDHVKLAVLTGSLLAAILASIVLRLRNTHYKQIAELESHDGDADGIPDVYQRDDT, encoded by the coding sequence ATGACCGACTCGACTCCACCCCGCAAGAACGGCACGATCCTTCGGCGTCCGGCCTGGGCGGAAAGCCAGTACGTCGCCGAGGCACTTCGGACCGAGACCATCGGTGGGGCCCTGCTCCTCGTCGCCGCCGTCGCGGCTCTCATCTTCGCCAACAGCCCGTGGCGTGAAGCCTACGAGACCCTGCGGGGCACCTACGTCGGCCCCGAGTGGGGCGACCTGCGGCTGAGCCTTGGTCACTGGGCCGCCGACGGGCTGCTCGCGATCTTCTTCTTCGTCGCCGGGCTCGAGCTCAAGCGCGAGTTCCTCGTCGGCGAACTGCGCACGGTGGCCAAGGCCGCGGTGCCGGTCACCGCGGCTGTCGGCGGCGTGATCATGCCGGCCCTCGTCTTCGTCGGCATCGTGCTGGCCCTCGGTGGAGACAGCCAGGCACTGCGGGGCTGGGCCATCCCGACCGCCACCGACATCGCCTTCGCGCTGGCCGTCCTCGCCGTGATCGGGTCCTACCTGCCCTCGGCCCTGCGCTCGTTCTTGCTCACCCTCGCGGTCGTCGACGACCTCATCGCCATCACGATCATCGCGATCTTCTACACCGCCGACCTCGAGGTCACGGCCCTGCTCTGGGCGGCGCTGCCGCTAGCTGCATTCGCGATGCTCGTGCAGCGACGGATCACCTTCTGGTGGCTGCTCATCCCGTTGGCATTCGCCACGTGGGCGCTCGTCCACGCCTCGGGGGTGCACGCCACCGTCGCCGGTGTCCTGCTCGGGTTGGTCGTGCCGGTCAAGGCCCGGGCCTCGGTCCCGCGGATCAGCACGCTCGAGCGTGACACCGACGTCGCCCACCGCTTCGAGCACCGCATCCGCCCGCTCTCGGCCGGCTTCGCCGTGCCCGTGTTCGCCTTCTTCGCCTCCGGAGTGACCGTGATCGGGGGCGGGTTCGCCGCAGCGGCCGCCGACGAGGTGGCCATCGCCATCGTGTGTGCCCTCGTGCTCGGCAAGCTCTTCGGGGTCTTCGGCACGACGTGGCTGCTGGCGCGCTTCACCCGGGCCGAGCTCGACGAAGGGCTGGGGTGGCGCGACGTCTTCGGCCTCGCACTGCTCACCGGGGTCGGCTTCACCGTCTCCCTGCTCGTCGGCGACCTCGCCTTCGGGGAGGGCTCCGAGCGCAATGACCACGTCAAGCTGGCCGTGCTGACGGGTTCCCTGCTCGCCGCGATCCTCGCCTCGATCGTGTTGCGGCTGCGCAACACGCACTACAAGCAGATCGCCGAGCTCGAGAGCCACGACGGCGACGCCGACGGCATCCCCGACGTCTACCAGCGCGACGACACCTGA
- a CDS encoding phage holin family protein, which yields MAGTPGSERTIGQLVADATHDLQGLVRSEIALAKAEVTSGAKDVGKGAGLLAAAAFFGLMGLVFLLHGAAWGLAEALPIWAGYLIVAVVVLVLAAILGMLGKKSLETAKPAPDRAIDQAQQTIAALKKTTDAA from the coding sequence ATGGCAGGCACACCGGGCAGCGAGCGCACCATCGGTCAACTCGTGGCCGATGCCACGCATGACCTCCAGGGCTTGGTCCGCAGCGAGATCGCGCTGGCCAAGGCCGAGGTGACCAGTGGCGCCAAGGATGTCGGCAAGGGTGCCGGCCTGCTCGCCGCGGCAGCGTTCTTCGGCCTCATGGGCCTGGTGTTCCTGCTCCACGGCGCGGCCTGGGGCCTGGCCGAGGCGCTGCCGATCTGGGCGGGCTACCTCATCGTCGCCGTGGTCGTGCTCGTGCTCGCCGCGATCCTCGGCATGCTCGGCAAGAAGTCGCTCGAGACGGCCAAGCCCGCACCCGACCGGGCCATCGACCAGGCGCAGCAGACGATCGCCGCCCTGAAGAAGACCACCGACGCCGCCTGA
- a CDS encoding MarP family serine protease has translation MSGSAGLDLLLVMLLLAYAWSGWRQGFVSALLGLAGLVGGAFVAVRVAPGVIEDHLGHSVGTSSGLAFLVLSVLVCAALGQVLMLQIGRRLRESIDVPVARALDSALGSIAVLVAAALVMWVVASAVRAGGPSIARDLVEGSTVARALDTLVPSSADGLVEDVTEALDRQGFPRVFDGAGPEPISSVEAPDPTVADDPNVRRALRSVIHVRAESQTCDRGQVGSGWVVSPGRVATNAHVVAGAERVRVRVGDRGRERSARVVAFDPRRDVAVLAVEGLRAPALQVGAPLEAGAAAVVAGFPGDDGLWVDGARVRDVITARGADIYSTSSVVREVYSLRAQVRRGASGGPLLDPTGAVVGMIFATSLDDPDTGYALTLDEISGVLAQGGPNAVPVSTGRCAAG, from the coding sequence GTGAGTGGTTCTGCCGGGCTCGACCTCCTGCTCGTGATGCTGCTTCTCGCCTATGCGTGGAGCGGCTGGCGTCAGGGCTTCGTCTCGGCACTGCTCGGCCTCGCCGGTCTGGTCGGCGGCGCTTTCGTCGCCGTACGGGTGGCTCCGGGGGTGATCGAGGATCACCTCGGGCACTCCGTGGGCACCTCGTCGGGGCTGGCGTTCCTCGTGCTGTCGGTGCTCGTCTGCGCTGCCCTGGGCCAGGTCCTCATGCTCCAGATCGGCCGGCGGCTGCGTGAGTCGATCGACGTGCCGGTGGCCCGGGCGCTCGACTCCGCCCTCGGCTCGATCGCCGTGCTCGTGGCAGCGGCCCTCGTCATGTGGGTGGTGGCCAGCGCGGTGCGGGCCGGCGGCCCCAGCATCGCGCGCGACCTCGTCGAAGGATCCACGGTGGCCCGGGCGCTGGACACGCTGGTTCCGTCCTCGGCCGACGGCCTCGTCGAGGACGTGACCGAAGCGCTGGACCGGCAGGGCTTCCCCCGGGTCTTCGACGGGGCCGGGCCCGAGCCCATCTCCTCTGTGGAGGCGCCCGACCCGACCGTCGCGGACGACCCGAACGTCCGGCGCGCGCTCCGCTCGGTGATCCACGTGCGGGCGGAGTCGCAGACCTGTGATCGGGGGCAGGTGGGCAGCGGCTGGGTGGTGTCCCCGGGTCGGGTCGCCACCAACGCGCACGTCGTGGCCGGAGCCGAGCGGGTTCGTGTCAGGGTCGGCGACCGGGGCCGTGAGCGCTCAGCACGCGTCGTGGCATTCGACCCGCGGCGCGACGTGGCGGTCCTTGCCGTCGAGGGTCTCAGGGCGCCGGCCCTGCAGGTGGGGGCGCCCCTCGAGGCGGGCGCGGCCGCTGTCGTCGCCGGCTTCCCCGGGGACGACGGGTTGTGGGTCGATGGTGCCCGGGTCCGCGACGTCATCACGGCCCGTGGTGCCGACATCTACTCGACGTCGAGCGTGGTTCGTGAGGTCTACTCGCTGCGCGCCCAGGTGCGCCGGGGTGCGTCCGGTGGGCCGCTCCTCGACCCGACGGGGGCGGTCGTCGGCATGATCTTCGCGACGTCGCTCGACGACCCCGACACCGGGTATGCCCTGACCCTCGACGAGATCAGCGGCGTGCTGGCGCAAGGCGGGCCGAATGCCGTGCCGGTCTCCACCGGGCGGTGTGCTGCCGGCTGA
- a CDS encoding NUDIX hydrolase, with protein MSAPTPAWLTALASRHDVAEHDWFASYTPPEGVERRSAVLMLFGPDPSGGEDVVLTERAHTLRAHPGQVSFPGGGIDPDDDGSVGAALREAEEEVGLDPSGVHVLATFPEVYLSPSQHAVTPVLGWWPRPVPVGVVDRGEVERVLRVPVPRLLDPTNRFTAVFGPYRGPAFEVDDLFVWGFTAMLLSSLFDLAGIAVPWDDTVERPLPDRVMSPWMKQLDEGPTR; from the coding sequence CTCCCGGCACGACGTCGCCGAGCACGACTGGTTCGCGTCCTACACACCGCCGGAGGGTGTCGAGCGCCGGTCCGCGGTGCTGATGCTCTTCGGGCCCGACCCCAGCGGGGGTGAGGACGTCGTCCTCACCGAGCGGGCCCACACATTGCGTGCCCACCCCGGCCAGGTGTCCTTCCCCGGGGGCGGCATCGACCCCGACGACGACGGGTCCGTCGGGGCGGCCCTGCGCGAGGCCGAGGAAGAGGTCGGGCTCGACCCGTCGGGGGTCCACGTGCTCGCAACCTTTCCCGAGGTGTACCTCTCGCCGAGCCAGCACGCGGTGACCCCGGTGCTGGGCTGGTGGCCCAGGCCGGTCCCCGTCGGGGTGGTCGATCGAGGGGAGGTCGAGCGGGTGCTGCGGGTGCCGGTGCCGAGGCTGCTCGACCCCACGAACCGGTTCACCGCGGTGTTCGGCCCGTATCGAGGCCCCGCGTTCGAGGTCGACGACCTGTTCGTGTGGGGGTTCACCGCGATGCTGCTGAGCAGCCTGTTCGACCTCGCCGGCATCGCCGTGCCCTGGGACGACACGGTCGAGCGCCCGCTTCCCGACCGGGTCATGTCGCCGTGGATGAAACAGCTCGACGAGGGCCCGACCCGGTGA